The Patescibacteria group bacterium DNA segment TTGCCGGGTTTAACCAATTGGACGCCTCTTTATTACCCTGATGTTCATACTCCTTCAAAAGAAGAATTTGGTCTAATAAATCGGCATCTTTGGCAATCTTTGCTTCTTTAGTTTTTCTCTCTTGATATTCTTGGCTTATTTTTTTTAATTCTTCAGCGCCAATTAAGCCATTCAGCTGTTCTTCACGAATCTCTTCTTCATAAACTTTAACGTATTTTTTATTCACCCAGTTCTGATCTCCTGACCGAGCCTCTTCTAAATCATGAATCAAACACATTTTTATCACCTTATCTGCATCTGCTTTTAAAGCTTTGGCTAAAAAATAGCCAATCACTGCCACCCGAAAAGAATGAGCGGCAATATTGTCAGACGGGTCATTAACCAGCAAAGTCTGCTGATGAGCTCGGAGAGTTTTTCTTAAAGCCCCGATTTCATAAAAAAATTGAGTCAGCTTTTGGATCTGGGTTGAGTTCATTTTTTACCTTCTTTTGAAGTTTTTTTAGGCGAGCTTTCCAATTTTAACATCTGCTCAAACTCTTCTTTTTCAATTGTTTCTGCTTCGATTAGCCTTCTGGCAATTTTATCCAAGAACTTTCTTTTCTGATTAATAATTTTTTTGGCTTTGTCAAACGCCTCATCAATCAACCTTTTAATCTCTTTATCTATCTCTTCGGCAACTTTCTCAGAATAATTTTTTTCCATTACCAAATCCCGACCTAAAAACACCAGCTCCTCTGAATGACCATAAGACAAGGGACCGATTTTTTCCGACATCCCGTATTGAGTAACCAATTTTCTTGCTTGCTCTGAAACTTGCTTCAAATCATTACTGGCGCCGGTGGTTAATTCGCCAAAAACAATCTTCTCTGCGGCATAACCGCCCAACATCACTGCCAGTTCATCCAAAAGCTGGGTTTGGGAATAAAGATGCCTGTCTTCAACCGGCAACTTTAAAGTATAGCCAGCCGCCCGGCCCCGGGAGATAATAGAGATTTTATGAACCGGATCAGTGTGGGGCAAAAATCCGGCCACCAGAGCGTGGCCAGCTTCATGATAAGCAGTAATCTCTCTTTCTTTTTGAGTCAAAATATGGCTTTTTCTTTCCGGCCCCAAAATCACTTTTTCCATTGCTTCAAACAAATCTTCCTGCTCAATCTGCTTTCTGTTTTTTCTTGCCGCTAAGATTGCCGCTTCGTTAATTAAGTTGGCCAGATCAGCGCCGGAAAATCCCGGGGTTCTTTGGGCAACTTTGTTCAAGTTAATCGCAGCTGAAGATTTTTTATCCTTAATATGAATTTTCAGAATCTCTTCCCTTTCCTTTATATCAGGCGAATCCAAAATCACCCGGCGGTCAAATCTGCCCGGCCGAAGCAAAGCTGGATCCAGAACATCAGGCCGATTAGTTGCAGCAACAACAATCACATTGGTATCCCGGTCAAACCCGTCCATCTCCACCAAAATCTGGTTTAGGGTCTGTTCCCGTTCATCATGGCCGCC contains these protein-coding regions:
- a CDS encoding HD domain-containing protein, with the translated sequence MNSTQIQKLTQFFYEIGALRKTLRAHQQTLLVNDPSDNIAAHSFRVAVIGYFLAKALKADADKVIKMCLIHDLEEARSGDQNWVNKKYVKVYEEEIREEQLNGLIGAEELKKISQEYQERKTKEAKIAKDADLLDQILLLKEYEHQGNKEASNWLNPA
- the ftsH gene encoding ATP-dependent zinc metalloprotease FtsH, with amino-acid sequence MKVLNRFFRSFIIALFVLIGLSVLFSFFTGSEAKKPEEISLSELARKVENQEIKKIEISEDQLKIIDYQEKEFVSEKEKEASLTETLVNYGVSQEALNWVEIKVSSNLFGGVFWLSILIQVILPFLLILGIFFFLSRQAQKGMMQSFNFGRANIRLFVNPKEKVSFKDVAGLDEAKEELKEVVDFLKNPKKFLNIGARIPRGVLLMGAPGTGKTLLARAVAGEAGVPFFHISGSEFVELFVGVGASRVRDLFVTAKKAAPSIIFIDEIDAVGRQRGSGLGGGHDEREQTLNQILVEMDGFDRDTNVIVVAATNRPDVLDPALLRPGRFDRRVILDSPDIKEREEILKIHIKDKKSSAAINLNKVAQRTPGFSGADLANLINEAAILAARKNRKQIEQEDLFEAMEKVILGPERKSHILTQKEREITAYHEAGHALVAGFLPHTDPVHKISIISRGRAAGYTLKLPVEDRHLYSQTQLLDELAVMLGGYAAEKIVFGELTTGASNDLKQVSEQARKLVTQYGMSEKIGPLSYGHSEELVFLGRDLVMEKNYSEKVAEEIDKEIKRLIDEAFDKAKKIINQKRKFLDKIARRLIEAETIEKEEFEQMLKLESSPKKTSKEGKK